One window of Parambassis ranga chromosome 3, fParRan2.1, whole genome shotgun sequence genomic DNA carries:
- the LOC114433497 gene encoding uncharacterized protein LOC114433497 isoform X3: protein MESAAPPPLPALRNVSALSSRGLVSPGMARITQNSPQETDPVPPASPTSSIHENSPQETDPVPPASPASSIHEICEHDLVSSVVPSFDKCARCGGPYAAIKWTGIRCKHDMNLSDSEQSEDSEFDEQQPLIHSHTSVGMKRASQYEQECPGTSGMKRDRQPVEEPPGTSDGMKRDKQPAEEPPSTSDDIDSAIESTSTVSLDAKGNNARRSVLSTLSCWDEEAQVACWHVRWYDP from the exons atggagtcagcagcccccccccccctccctgctctGAGGAACGTCTCTGCCCTCTCGTCACGTGGACTCGTTTCACCTGGCATGGCGAGGATCACGCAG AACAGTCCACAGGAGACTGATCCTGTCCCACCTGCCTCTCCTACCAGCAGCATTCATGAG aacagtccacaggagactgatcctgtcccgcctgcctctcctgccagcagcattcatgag ATCTGTGAACATGATTTGGTCTCCTCAGTTGTACCAAGCTTCGACAAATGTGCCAGGTGTGGTGGACCTTATGCTGCGATCAAGTGGACTGGTATTAGATGTAAAC ATGACATGAACCTGAGTGATTCTGAGCAAAGCGAAGACAGTGAGTTTGATGAACAGCAGCCCCTCATACATTCACATACAAGTGTTG GAATGAAAAGAGCCAGCCAATATGAGCAGGAATGTCCAGGAACCTCAG GGatgaagagagacaggcagCCTGTTGAGGAACCTCCAGGCACCTCAGATG GGATGAAGAGAGACAAGCAGCCTGCTGAGGAACCTCCAAGCACCTCAGATG ATATTGACTCTGCCATTGAAAGCACATCTACTG TGAGTCTGGATGCCAAGGGAAATAATGCAAGGAGATCTGTTTTAAGTACACTTTCCTGTTGGGATGAAGAGGCCCAGGTAGCCTGTTGGCACGTCAGATGGTATGACCCCTAA
- the LOC114433497 gene encoding uncharacterized protein LOC114433497 isoform X4 produces the protein MFNFDCLVINFVHFCPQNSPQETDPVPPASPASSIHENSPQETDPVPPASPASSIHEICEHDLVSSVVPSFDKCARCGGPYAAIKWTGIRCKHDMNLSDSEQSEDSEFDEQQPLIHSHTSVGMKRASQYEQECPGTSGMKRDRQPVEEPPGTSDGMKRDKQPAEEPPSTSDDIDSAIESTSTVSLDAKGNNARRSVLSTLSCWDEEAQVACWHVRWYDP, from the exons ATGTTCAACTTTGATTGTTTAGTGATTAactttgtccatttctgtccccagaacagtccacaggagactgatcctgtcccacctgcctctcctgccagcagcattcatgag aacagtccacaggagactgatcctgtcccgcctgcctctcctgccagcagcattcatgag ATCTGTGAACATGATTTGGTCTCCTCAGTTGTACCAAGCTTCGACAAATGTGCCAGGTGTGGTGGACCTTATGCTGCGATCAAGTGGACTGGTATTAGATGTAAAC ATGACATGAACCTGAGTGATTCTGAGCAAAGCGAAGACAGTGAGTTTGATGAACAGCAGCCCCTCATACATTCACATACAAGTGTTG GAATGAAAAGAGCCAGCCAATATGAGCAGGAATGTCCAGGAACCTCAG GGatgaagagagacaggcagCCTGTTGAGGAACCTCCAGGCACCTCAGATG GGATGAAGAGAGACAAGCAGCCTGCTGAGGAACCTCCAAGCACCTCAGATG ATATTGACTCTGCCATTGAAAGCACATCTACTG TGAGTCTGGATGCCAAGGGAAATAATGCAAGGAGATCTGTTTTAAGTACACTTTCCTGTTGGGATGAAGAGGCCCAGGTAGCCTGTTGGCACGTCAGATGGTATGACCCCTAA
- the LOC114433497 gene encoding uncharacterized protein LOC114433497 isoform X5, whose amino-acid sequence MFNFDCLVINFVHFCPQNSPQETDPVPPASPASSIHEICEHDLVSSVVPSFDKCARCGGPYAAIKWTGIRCKHDMNLSDSEQSEDSEFDEQQPLIHSHTSVGMKRASQYEQECPGTSGMKRDRQPVEEPPGTSDGMKRDKQPAEEPPSTSDDIDSAIESTSTVSLDAKGNNARRSVLSTLSCWDEEAQVACWHVRWYDP is encoded by the exons ATGTTCAACTTTGATTGTTTAGTGATTAactttgtccatttctgtccccagaacagtccacaggagactgatcctgtcccacctgcctctcctgccagcagcattcatgag ATCTGTGAACATGATTTGGTCTCCTCAGTTGTACCAAGCTTCGACAAATGTGCCAGGTGTGGTGGACCTTATGCTGCGATCAAGTGGACTGGTATTAGATGTAAAC ATGACATGAACCTGAGTGATTCTGAGCAAAGCGAAGACAGTGAGTTTGATGAACAGCAGCCCCTCATACATTCACATACAAGTGTTG GAATGAAAAGAGCCAGCCAATATGAGCAGGAATGTCCAGGAACCTCAG GGatgaagagagacaggcagCCTGTTGAGGAACCTCCAGGCACCTCAGATG GGATGAAGAGAGACAAGCAGCCTGCTGAGGAACCTCCAAGCACCTCAGATG ATATTGACTCTGCCATTGAAAGCACATCTACTG TGAGTCTGGATGCCAAGGGAAATAATGCAAGGAGATCTGTTTTAAGTACACTTTCCTGTTGGGATGAAGAGGCCCAGGTAGCCTGTTGGCACGTCAGATGGTATGACCCCTAA
- the LOC114433497 gene encoding uncharacterized protein LOC114433497 isoform X1 translates to MCKTRVPKVASEDLGKTPSPQVYGELCKAALAKIILFNRRRGGEVAKMRLKGFLERDTTALHKDVASGLTKFEQKLCNHFSCVEIRGKRGRKVAVLLSPDMVDALTHLISKRTECGVPEENEFLFARPHCLSSYRGQDCLRIYANECGAQNPELLRSSHLCKHVATLSQILNLKNHELDQVADFLGHDVRVHREYYRLPEATTQLAKISKLLLALEKGSLTNLQGKSLEEIDIEDDMNLSDSEQSEDSEFDEQQPLIHSHTSVGMKRASQYEQECPGTSGMKRDRQPVEEPPGTSDGMKRDKQPAEEPPSTSDDIDSAIESTSTVSLDAKGNNARRSVLSTLSCWDEEAQVACWHVRWYDP, encoded by the exons ATGTGTAAGACTAGGGTACCAAAGGTAGCATCTGAAGACTTAGGAAAGACACCATCACCCCAAGTCTATGGAGAACTTTGTAAAGCAGCCCTTGCAAAAATCATACTCTTCAACCGAAGACGTGGAGGAGAAGTTGCAAAAATGAGACTCAAAGGCTTCCTCGAAAGGGACACAACTGCCTTGCATAAGGATGTTGCCAGCGGCCTTACAAAATTCGAACAAAAACTTTGTAACCACTTCAGTTGCGTGGAAATTAGGGGTAAAAGAGGGCGCAAagttgctgtgctgctgtcaccaGACATGGTTGATGCCTTAACACATCTTATCAGCAAAAGAACAGAGTGTGGAGTCCCAGAAGAGAATGAATTCCTGTTTGCAAGACCCCATTGTTTGTCTTCTTATAGAGGACAGGACTGTTTGAGGATTTATGCAAATGAGTGTGGCGCTCAGAACCCTGAACTCCTCAGGTCAAGTCACTTGTGCAAGCATGTTGCAACTTTGTCACAAATCCTGAACCTCAAAAATCATGAGTTGGATCAAGTTGCAGACTTCTTAGGACATGACGTTCGTGTCCACAGAGAATATTACAGGCTTCCAGAGGCTACAACGCAGCTGGCCAAAATATCAAAATTACTTCTTGCCTTGGAGAAAGGGTCCCTGACAAATCTTCAAGGCAAATCACTTGAAGAGATTGACATTGAAG ATGACATGAACCTGAGTGATTCTGAGCAAAGCGAAGACAGTGAGTTTGATGAACAGCAGCCCCTCATACATTCACATACAAGTGTTG GAATGAAAAGAGCCAGCCAATATGAGCAGGAATGTCCAGGAACCTCAG GGatgaagagagacaggcagCCTGTTGAGGAACCTCCAGGCACCTCAGATG GGATGAAGAGAGACAAGCAGCCTGCTGAGGAACCTCCAAGCACCTCAGATG ATATTGACTCTGCCATTGAAAGCACATCTACTG TGAGTCTGGATGCCAAGGGAAATAATGCAAGGAGATCTGTTTTAAGTACACTTTCCTGTTGGGATGAAGAGGCCCAGGTAGCCTGTTGGCACGTCAGATGGTATGACCCCTAA
- the LOC114433497 gene encoding uncharacterized protein LOC114433497 isoform X2, with translation MCKTRVPKVASEDLGKTPSPQVYGELCKAALAKIILFNRRRGGEVAKMRLKGFLERDTTALHKDVASGLTKFEQKLCNHFSCVEIRGKRGRKVAVLLSPDMVDALTHLISKRTECGVPEENEFLFARPHCLSSYRGQDCLRIYANECGAQNPELLRSSHLCKHVATLSQILNLKNHELDQVADFLGHDVRVHREYYRLPEATTQLAKISKLLLALEKGSLTNLQGKSLEEIDIEDDMNLSDSEQSEDSEFDEQQPLIHSHTSVGMKRASQYEQECPGTSGMKRDKQPAEEPPSTSDDIDSAIESTSTVSLDAKGNNARRSVLSTLSCWDEEAQVACWHVRWYDP, from the exons ATGTGTAAGACTAGGGTACCAAAGGTAGCATCTGAAGACTTAGGAAAGACACCATCACCCCAAGTCTATGGAGAACTTTGTAAAGCAGCCCTTGCAAAAATCATACTCTTCAACCGAAGACGTGGAGGAGAAGTTGCAAAAATGAGACTCAAAGGCTTCCTCGAAAGGGACACAACTGCCTTGCATAAGGATGTTGCCAGCGGCCTTACAAAATTCGAACAAAAACTTTGTAACCACTTCAGTTGCGTGGAAATTAGGGGTAAAAGAGGGCGCAAagttgctgtgctgctgtcaccaGACATGGTTGATGCCTTAACACATCTTATCAGCAAAAGAACAGAGTGTGGAGTCCCAGAAGAGAATGAATTCCTGTTTGCAAGACCCCATTGTTTGTCTTCTTATAGAGGACAGGACTGTTTGAGGATTTATGCAAATGAGTGTGGCGCTCAGAACCCTGAACTCCTCAGGTCAAGTCACTTGTGCAAGCATGTTGCAACTTTGTCACAAATCCTGAACCTCAAAAATCATGAGTTGGATCAAGTTGCAGACTTCTTAGGACATGACGTTCGTGTCCACAGAGAATATTACAGGCTTCCAGAGGCTACAACGCAGCTGGCCAAAATATCAAAATTACTTCTTGCCTTGGAGAAAGGGTCCCTGACAAATCTTCAAGGCAAATCACTTGAAGAGATTGACATTGAAG ATGACATGAACCTGAGTGATTCTGAGCAAAGCGAAGACAGTGAGTTTGATGAACAGCAGCCCCTCATACATTCACATACAAGTGTTG GAATGAAAAGAGCCAGCCAATATGAGCAGGAATGTCCAGGAACCTCAG GGATGAAGAGAGACAAGCAGCCTGCTGAGGAACCTCCAAGCACCTCAGATG ATATTGACTCTGCCATTGAAAGCACATCTACTG TGAGTCTGGATGCCAAGGGAAATAATGCAAGGAGATCTGTTTTAAGTACACTTTCCTGTTGGGATGAAGAGGCCCAGGTAGCCTGTTGGCACGTCAGATGGTATGACCCCTAA